The following proteins are co-located in the Hevea brasiliensis isolate MT/VB/25A 57/8 chromosome 11, ASM3005281v1, whole genome shotgun sequence genome:
- the LOC110636562 gene encoding uncharacterized protein LOC110636562 isoform X2, whose amino-acid sequence MSSHGTLYDEGSSAPLEVTTWTGNISTCASEPHKKNLFLQSLYEEGLEDLKLTGVDKRDTRKEIQDKDIVECLENSVQFWTDFSKVHYHPQSLYELCGLWIDTEEFDNYGAGRDIYSGGLRGEEISERLRFFVEECDHIQGFQFIVDESGGFSALAADFLESIADEYSNTPALLYSVRAPSSHMNPRSQKQAISRNIHDAISFSKLSSFCELIVPIGLPSLSRSKASTYLCIEDKKPYHSSAIYAAALHSISLPFRMEPLGPTADSCYVSGAVDVYELVQMLAGHDRRNTATILDAAMPAPPLSGKHVEQSLLRNLQPLTPEIADREDLQAVESMTVHGALGSGGSQASVSEVTDRLNEAYEHSSTPPKFCHLSVAVCPLPIPLPFPSIFGNLVGQRGELLSNPIPGSLSRGSLDVNSIPMAARLRSSSAILPFLENRLLNLRRYGIERGAPGMELLRSWGFERDELEDIEESLCKMVATLDDRYQLSSDSD is encoded by the exons ATGAGTTCACATGGTACGCTGTATGATGAGGGTTCATCAGCACCATTAGAAGTTACCACATG GACAGGCAACATTTCCACTTGTGCATCTGAACCTCATAAGAAGAATTTGTTCTTGCAAAGTTTGTATGAAGAAGGTTTAGAAGATTTGAAGCTCACTGGCGTCGACAAGAGAGACACTCGAAAAGAAATTCAGGATAAGGACATAGTTGAATGTTTAGAAAATAGTGTCCAGTTTTGGACAGACTTCTCAAAAGTGCACTATCATCCACAGAGTTTATATGAATTATGTGGATTATGGATTGACACAGAGGAATTTGACAATTATGGAGCTGGAAGGGATATCTACTCTGGGGGTCTACGTGGGGAGGAAATAAGTGAGAGGCTTCGTTTTTTTGTAGAAGAGTGTGACCATATTCAG GGTTTTCAATTCATTGTTGATGAATCAGGAGGCTTCTCTGCTCTAGCTGCAGATTTTTTGGAGAGTATTGCAGATGAGTACAGTAATACACCAGCTTTGCTCTATTCTGTGAGAGCTCCTAGTTCTCACATGAACCCAAGAAGCCAGAAGCAAGCAATTTCCAGGAATATTCATGAcgcaatttcattttcaaaactATCATCTTTCTGTGAATTGATCGTGCCAATTGGTTTACCCTCCCTAAGCAGAA GTAAAGCTTCCACATACCTATGCATTGAAGATAAGAAGCCTTACCACAGTAGTGCAATTTATGCTGCTGCATTACACTCCATCAGTCTTCCCTTCCGCATGGAACCACTTGGACCCACTGCAGACTCTTGTTATGTTTCTGGTGCTGTTGATGTTTATGAGCTTGTACAGATGTTAGCAGGGCATGATAGACGGAATACAGCAACCATTCTTGATGCTGCAATGCCTGCGCCTCCTTTATCAG GGAAACATGTTGAGCAATCCTTGTTAAGGAATTTGCAGCCATTGACACCAGAGATAGCAGATAGGGAAGATTTACAGGCAGTGGAGTCCATGACTGTTCATGGAGCCCTTGGGTCAG GAGGTTCCCAGGCTTCAGTCTCTGAAGTGACGGATAGACTTAATGAGGCTTATGAACATTCATCAACACCGCCAAAGTTCTGCCATCTATCAGTTGCTGTTTGCCCTCTTCCCATACCTTTGCCATTTCCTTCAATATTTGGGAATCTGGTTGGCCAACGTGGTGAGCTCTTGAGCAACCCAATCCCAGGTTCCTTATCAAGGGGATCGCTTGATGTCAATTCCATCCCTATGGCAGCTAGACTCCGTTCAAGCAGTGCTATCTTGCCATTTTTGGAGAACAGATTGTTAAATCTTCGTAGATATGGAATTGAACGAGGAGCACCTGGAATGGAGTTACTCAGGAGCTGGGGCTTTGAAAGGGATGAATTAGAAGACATTGAAGAATCACTATGTAAAATGGTTGCAACTCTTGATGATCGATATCAGCTTTCCTCAGACTCGGATTAA